From Phycisphaerae bacterium, one genomic window encodes:
- a CDS encoding carbohydrate ABC transporter permease yields MNGIHIFLLCLAGIFVLLFAARPKRPQTAFTYLKYIVLILIASVVLAPFFWLLCSAFKDPNVLMKYTFLPKFSEWSKATVNLKNFIELFKSQPTMEGKVYFWQYIINSLFLASITTIIQMFFSSMGGYALAKYDFRGKKFVMFFMLASMMIPPIVLLAPVYKLIVNIGLMDTYWALIVPGACSVFGMFLFRQAIVGIPNDLIEAGRIDGCSEFSIYMSLIMPLVRPMTGAFCLVTFLGSWNNFLGPQVYINAQSKLTLPVVLNQYVGVYANQYGVFLAGTLLAIIPPAILFFCLQKEFISGLSSGAVKG; encoded by the coding sequence ATGAATGGTATTCATATTTTCCTGCTGTGCCTTGCCGGGATTTTTGTCCTGTTATTCGCCGCCCGCCCGAAACGGCCGCAAACAGCATTTACATATTTAAAATATATTGTTTTAATTTTAATAGCGTCTGTTGTGCTTGCCCCGTTTTTCTGGCTTCTTTGCTCGGCATTTAAAGACCCGAATGTTTTAATGAAATATACTTTTCTGCCGAAGTTTTCGGAGTGGTCCAAGGCTACGGTAAATCTTAAAAACTTTATTGAATTATTCAAGAGCCAGCCCACAATGGAAGGCAAGGTATATTTCTGGCAGTATATAATCAATTCATTGTTTCTCGCTTCGATTACCACGATAATTCAAATGTTCTTTTCGTCAATGGGCGGTTATGCACTGGCGAAATATGATTTCAGGGGCAAAAAATTTGTAATGTTTTTTATGCTCGCTTCGATGATGATACCGCCGATAGTTTTGCTTGCCCCGGTATATAAACTTATCGTTAATATCGGCCTGATGGATACTTACTGGGCCCTTATCGTGCCCGGTGCGTGCAGTGTTTTCGGGATGTTCCTGTTTCGACAGGCTATTGTCGGTATTCCAAACGACCTTATCGAGGCCGGACGCATAGACGGATGCAGTGAGTTTTCCATTTATATGAGTCTGATTATGCCGCTTGTACGTCCGATGACGGGGGCGTTTTGCCTTGTTACATTTTTGGGAAGCTGGAACAACTTCCTCGGTCCTCAGGTATACATCAATGCCCAGTCGAAACTTACGCTGCCTGTGGTTCTTAATCAGTATGTCGGCGTATATGCCAACCAGTACGGCGTTTTTCTGGCGGGCACACTTTTGGCAATTATCCCTCCGGCAATTCTTTTCTTCTGCCTGCAGAAAGAGTTTATCAGCGGTCTTTCGAGCGGTGCGGTAAAAGGATAG
- a CDS encoding sugar ABC transporter permease, giving the protein MKKAQYQAYVKRTPYMFMAPYFCLVCIFFIYPLISAVMLSFQQTNGPKSRAFVGLSNYAFVFTDPDFHKAVKNTVIYAVFSIFLQLPLSLGLALLLNTAKDKTKGFFRLIIFSPNLVGQIFVGVIFSVLFVPRYGLFNRFVQSLLYWGLENRWLENPALVLPAIIITALWMYVGFNMIYFLAGLQSVDKSLVEAARIDGANPWHVFWNVTLPAIKPVATFVVVMSTIGSFQLFELPFALLKGEFGPSSSGLFIVSYLYSMAFRAGDLGTAAAVGWILTLMIMTISLAQIKISGTMKEGR; this is encoded by the coding sequence ATGAAAAAAGCACAATACCAGGCTTATGTAAAAAGAACGCCGTATATGTTTATGGCCCCGTATTTCTGCCTTGTGTGCATATTCTTTATTTACCCGCTTATAAGCGCAGTTATGCTTTCTTTTCAGCAGACCAACGGGCCTAAAAGCAGGGCGTTTGTCGGGCTGAGCAATTATGCTTTTGTGTTTACCGACCCTGATTTTCACAAGGCCGTAAAAAATACGGTGATTTACGCGGTTTTTTCGATTTTCCTGCAATTGCCGCTCTCACTGGGGCTGGCATTGCTTTTGAATACGGCAAAAGACAAGACAAAGGGATTTTTCAGGCTGATTATTTTTTCGCCTAACCTTGTCGGACAGATTTTCGTCGGCGTTATTTTCAGCGTTTTATTTGTTCCGCGATACGGTCTGTTCAATCGCTTTGTTCAATCTCTTTTGTACTGGGGACTTGAAAACAGGTGGCTTGAAAATCCGGCCCTCGTACTGCCGGCAATTATCATAACCGCGCTGTGGATGTACGTCGGATTCAATATGATTTATTTCCTGGCGGGCCTTCAAAGTGTGGACAAAAGTCTCGTCGAAGCGGCCAGGATTGACGGCGCCAATCCCTGGCATGTATTCTGGAATGTAACGCTTCCGGCGATTAAGCCGGTCGCGACATTTGTTGTCGTGATGAGTACTATAGGTTCGTTCCAGTTGTTCGAACTTCCGTTTGCCCTGCTCAAGGGCGAATTCGGCCCGTCAAGCTCGGGTCTGTTTATCGTAAGCTATCTTTACAGTATGGCTTTTCGCGCGGGCGATTTGGGAACCGCCGCCGCGGTCGGCTGGATATTGACGCTTATGATTATGACGATTAGTCTGGCGCAAATAAAAATTTCCGGCACAATGAAGGAGGGCAGATAA
- a CDS encoding extracellular solute-binding protein has translation MEFPYGKAPFWILVVAIITGATMTVCQMLTSAPRPDLVFVVFAPAHYAAYQKLIPQFEKAHNVKVQLQQIHQRPLQTRLQSALLAGTEVPDMVEIMNPFMGAFMKGPLKDVGFVDLTDRIKAEHLDERMVASRFSIWSSRGRIFALPHDVHPAALAYRRDIVEELGIDVKKIETWDDFVKVAHEKIVKDLDGDGIPDRYALDLTISGTSFFPLLLLQRGGRYFDEQGNLTMDSELTIDTMIWYIRQSRGENRISFPAGEGQPFYKALSDGLILFTFVPDWKSKVLELDANNLKGKMALMPLPAWEKGGRRTSTWGGTGLAITEQSKNKELAWELAKYLYLNKEDFSERFALLNIIPPLKEAWNLPAFQVQNEYYSGQKIGRLYAELAPETPPDYVGAYYEMVDGKSREVLVDGGVYYEKYGDKGLREYVTERLKQKAAYVRKVMDRNVFLRPNETADANAAGAVK, from the coding sequence ATGGAATTTCCTTACGGCAAGGCACCTTTCTGGATACTTGTAGTAGCGATAATTACAGGTGCAACGATGACTGTGTGCCAAATGCTCACCAGTGCGCCGAGGCCGGATTTGGTTTTTGTGGTTTTCGCGCCTGCCCACTACGCAGCTTATCAAAAACTCATACCTCAATTCGAAAAAGCACATAACGTCAAAGTTCAATTGCAGCAGATTCACCAGAGACCCTTACAGACCCGATTGCAGTCGGCACTGCTTGCCGGTACAGAAGTTCCCGATATGGTGGAAATAATGAATCCGTTTATGGGGGCTTTTATGAAAGGGCCTCTCAAAGATGTCGGATTCGTTGACCTGACAGATAGAATCAAAGCCGAACATCTCGATGAAAGAATGGTTGCGTCGCGTTTCAGTATCTGGTCATCTCGAGGCAGAATTTTCGCACTGCCGCATGATGTACACCCGGCGGCGCTGGCGTATCGGCGCGATATCGTGGAAGAGCTTGGTATTGACGTAAAGAAAATCGAAACGTGGGATGATTTTGTAAAAGTCGCGCACGAAAAAATTGTAAAAGACCTCGATGGGGACGGTATTCCTGATAGATACGCTCTTGATTTGACTATCTCCGGCACAAGTTTTTTCCCTCTTTTGCTGCTGCAGAGAGGCGGCCGTTATTTCGATGAGCAGGGCAATTTGACAATGGATAGTGAGCTTACGATTGATACGATGATTTGGTACATTCGTCAATCGCGAGGAGAAAACAGAATTTCTTTTCCTGCCGGCGAGGGGCAGCCTTTTTATAAAGCCCTGTCAGATGGTTTGATACTTTTCACCTTTGTTCCTGATTGGAAATCAAAGGTTCTCGAATTAGATGCCAATAACCTGAAAGGCAAAATGGCTCTGATGCCTTTGCCTGCATGGGAAAAAGGCGGCAGACGGACAAGTACCTGGGGCGGAACCGGACTTGCCATTACAGAACAATCCAAAAATAAAGAATTAGCATGGGAACTTGCGAAATATCTATATCTTAATAAAGAGGATTTCAGTGAACGTTTCGCGCTGCTGAATATTATTCCGCCGTTGAAAGAGGCATGGAATCTTCCGGCGTTTCAGGTGCAGAATGAATATTATTCCGGCCAGAAAATCGGCCGGTTGTATGCCGAACTCGCTCCCGAGACTCCGCCTGATTATGTCGGTGCGTATTACGAAATGGTTGACGGCAAATCGCGTGAGGTATTGGTTGACGGCGGGGTTTACTATGAAAAGTACGGCGATAAAGGGCTGCGGGAATATGTTACTGAAAGACTGAAGCAAAAAGCTGCTTATGTCCGCAAGGTAATGGACAGGAATGTATTTTTACGTCCTAACGAAACTGCCGACGCAAACGCAGCGGGGGCGGTAAAATGA